GGCCGGAGTCGTAGTGGCTGGCCAGCGCGGTGTTGTCGATGTCGAGGTTGATCGCCAGCCGGGTGCCCCGGGTGCTGGCCGCCGCCCGACGCTCGAGGTAGCGGTGGGAGCCGGTCATCGCCTCGCTGACATCGCGGGTCCAGGTCGCCTTGCTGGGAAGGGCGGCGTGGGCCGGGGCGACGCCGACGACGCCGACGACGGCGACGACGGTGCCGACGAGGCAGGCGACCAGAGCCGCCGTCAGGGCGAGCAGGGCGGGGCGCGGTGAGTCCGAGGTCCTCATGCGCACCAGTCTCACCGGTCCGGTCCGCCCCCACCCGTGGTTCCGGCAGGATCGCCGCATGAAGGCCGTCGTCTGCCACCAGTCCGAGCTCACCGTCCGCGAGGTCCCCGACCCCAGCCCCGACCGGGGACAGCTGCTGCTGCGGGTGCTGCGCTGCGGCATCTGCGGCTCCGACCTCCACGCCCGCCACCACGCCGAGGAGCTGCGCGAGGCGGCGCGCGCCACCGGCTACGACGGCGTGATGGGGCCCGACGACGAGGTCGTCATGGGCCACGAGTTCGTCGGCGAGGTGATCGACGTGGCGCGTGGGTCGCGCGGCGGTGCGAAGGTCGGCGACCGCGTGGTGGCGATGCCGATCGTGCGCGGCGCGGGAGGCGTGCACCCCACCGGGCTGTCGCGCTTCGCGCCCGGGGCGTACGCCGAGCAGGTCGTCGTCGAGTCGTCGCTGGCCATGAAGGTCCCCGACGACCTGCCGACCGACGTCGCAGCACTGACCGAGCCCATGGCGGTCGCCCTGCACGCCGTACGCCGCGGAGAGGTGGGGCGCAAGCAGGTCGCCGTCGTGGTCGGCTGCGGCCCGATCGGGCTCGCCGTGATCGCGATGCTCAAGGCCACCGGGGTGCGCACCGTGGTGGCCAGCGACTTCTCGGCAGCACGGCGGGCGATGGCCGAGGCGGTCGGGGCCGACGTGGTGGTCGACCCCGCCACCGACGACCCGTGGACCGCCTACGACACCAGCCGCTACGTCACCGAGGCGGCGCAGATGTTCGACCTCGCCGTCGGCTCGATGGACAAGCTGCGCGCGCTGCCGCTGGTGCCGTGGTGGCACGTCATGCACGCAGCGGAGCTCGCCGGTGCCCTGCCGCAGGGACCGGTCGTCTTCGAGTGCGTCGGGGTGCCCGGCATCATCGA
This DNA window, taken from Nocardioides sp. HDW12B, encodes the following:
- a CDS encoding zinc-binding dehydrogenase; this encodes MKAVVCHQSELTVREVPDPSPDRGQLLLRVLRCGICGSDLHARHHAEELREAARATGYDGVMGPDDEVVMGHEFVGEVIDVARGSRGGAKVGDRVVAMPIVRGAGGVHPTGLSRFAPGAYAEQVVVESSLAMKVPDDLPTDVAALTEPMAVALHAVRRGEVGRKQVAVVVGCGPIGLAVIAMLKATGVRTVVASDFSAARRAMAEAVGADVVVDPATDDPWTAYDTSRYVTEAAQMFDLAVGSMDKLRALPLVPWWHVMHAAELAGALPQGPVVFECVGVPGIIDDIVARAPLASRVVVVGVTMQADTIRPAIAINKEIDLRFVLAYTPREFHDTLQMLASGSVPAETARVLLTGTVGLGGVDGAFAALGNPERHAKILIDPAQQGTAVGTP